A window of the Dehalobacter sp. genome harbors these coding sequences:
- a CDS encoding MATE family efflux transporter, whose translation MEQKSLLKGILTLSIPTMLGMMFETLYEIVDMAWVAKISINSVAAVTIFSTVWWILNTVNDIVGTSSVTIISRFYGSGNKEKTVEAIEQTIIIKFILALIVGIVMSVLIPYILGPLAGNMDVLGQSTAYGRIRLITLPLAFSSYSVNTALRCIGDAKKPLYIMALSGILNMILDPIMIFDVVPYIGIRGMGLGVSGAAYATVISQAMAFIVGLYILMSGRSFIKVGFNRGIYFVKSIDIKLIKIGLPTGLEGLLRNTGSFIIMRFIASYGVVVVAAFGICIRIIGLIVMPIFGLQMGTGVIVGQSLGSADCERAEEAGHLTAKLSFGFMFATGIALVLVPGLIMNIFTASEEIIGIGTSFLRYFAIAALFMGPAGSLASILYGAGDNVPSMLGALISIWLVQIPLLFTFVQLLQLSVEWVWFSYIIAYAVHYVVILHYVKKGKWKNTCVI comes from the coding sequence ATGGAGCAAAAAAGCCTGTTAAAGGGGATACTGACACTTTCAATACCGACAATGCTTGGGATGATGTTTGAGACACTTTATGAAATAGTTGACATGGCATGGGTTGCGAAAATATCAATTAATTCAGTAGCTGCTGTGACAATATTTTCAACAGTATGGTGGATATTGAATACGGTTAATGATATAGTTGGGACTAGTTCAGTAACAATTATATCCAGATTTTACGGCTCGGGTAATAAGGAAAAAACTGTAGAAGCAATAGAACAGACAATTATAATAAAGTTTATTCTGGCTCTTATAGTGGGAATTGTAATGAGCGTTCTTATACCATATATACTAGGCCCCTTGGCAGGAAACATGGATGTATTGGGGCAATCTACTGCCTATGGAAGAATAAGGCTAATAACGCTTCCCCTTGCATTTTCTTCTTATTCTGTGAATACAGCCTTGCGATGTATAGGTGATGCTAAAAAGCCGCTATATATCATGGCTTTATCCGGAATCTTGAATATGATTCTTGACCCTATTATGATATTTGACGTTGTACCCTATATTGGGATTAGGGGAATGGGATTAGGGGTATCCGGAGCTGCCTATGCTACGGTAATATCTCAGGCAATGGCTTTTATTGTAGGACTGTATATACTAATGTCAGGCAGGTCCTTTATAAAGGTTGGCTTTAATAGGGGGATATACTTTGTAAAATCCATAGATATAAAGCTGATAAAAATAGGTTTACCTACAGGGCTGGAGGGTCTGCTCAGGAATACAGGTAGTTTTATAATAATGAGATTTATAGCCTCATATGGAGTGGTTGTTGTAGCTGCTTTTGGAATATGTATAAGAATTATCGGTCTCATTGTAATGCCTATTTTTGGCTTGCAGATGGGTACCGGTGTAATTGTAGGCCAGAGTCTTGGCTCGGCAGACTGCGAAAGGGCAGAAGAAGCAGGACACCTTACCGCTAAGCTATCCTTTGGGTTTATGTTTGCGACGGGAATTGCATTAGTATTGGTTCCGGGCTTAATTATGAATATTTTTACAGCAAGTGAAGAAATAATAGGGATAGGAACTTCATTTTTGAGATACTTTGCTATTGCGGCACTCTTTATGGGTCCGGCTGGTTCATTGGCTTCAATACTATATGGCGCTGGGGATAATGTCCCTTCAATGCTCGGAGCATTGATCTCCATCTGGCTTGTACAGATACCCCTTTTATTTACGTTTGTACAGCTGCTACAGCTAAGTGTTGAATGGGTATGGTTTTCCTATATTATTGCTTATGCAGTTCACTACGTAGTCATTTTGCACTATGTAAAAAAAGGTAAATGGAAAAATACTTGTGTGATATAG
- the pepF gene encoding oligoendopeptidase F, which yields MKRGIMMINKGSSIPKRNEISGEYKWKLEDIYASNDFWEADYKKVKNMADLMAPFKSNMAESALKLLECLNLSTDMTRLFEKVYVYAHMRSHEDSNDSFYQGLADRVDSLGVTINSANSFIIPGILDIPDEKLEGFLKENEALMHYKRFLEEIRRMKPHVLNASEEQLLAMTGEMAQAPETIFSMLNNADIKFPYIKDEKGNEVELTKGRYSQFMESDDRKVRKAAFDGMYSTYSKQKNTLAALLNANVKANIFSTRVRKYGSAREESLFADNVPIEVYDNLIKAMDDNMKLMHRYVKLRKKIMGLDELHMYDLYVPMIKEGKMEIPFEDAKKTVKEGLQVMGEDYGKDLEKGLNSGWIDVYENEGKRSGAYSWGCYDSHPYVLLNHTDTLNNMFTLAHEMGHALHSYYSDSNQPYIYAQYKIFVAEVASTLNESLVMNHLLKTTDDKTKKMYLLNYFMEQFRTTVYRQTMFAEFEKIIHEKAEAGEALTAELLCSIYRDLNIKYYGPDIVIDDYIDMEWARIPHFYTSFYVYKYATGFSAAVSISQQILKEGQPAVDRYLKFLKSGGSDYPIELLKIANVDMSTTEPVDNALKLFGSLLDQMEELLEK from the coding sequence ATGAAGAGAGGGATTATGATGATTAATAAGGGTTCGAGTATACCTAAGAGAAATGAGATTTCGGGGGAATATAAATGGAAGCTTGAAGATATTTATGCTTCTAATGATTTTTGGGAGGCAGATTATAAAAAGGTAAAGAATATGGCGGATTTGATGGCTCCTTTTAAGTCGAATATGGCTGAAAGTGCATTAAAGCTTCTTGAATGTCTTAACCTGAGTACTGATATGACCAGACTTTTTGAGAAGGTATATGTATATGCTCATATGAGAAGTCATGAGGACAGTAACGATTCTTTCTATCAGGGACTTGCTGATAGGGTTGATTCTTTGGGAGTCACGATAAATAGTGCTAATTCCTTTATCATACCGGGTATTCTTGATATTCCCGACGAAAAGCTTGAGGGTTTTCTTAAAGAAAATGAAGCTTTGATGCATTATAAAAGATTCCTGGAGGAAATAAGGAGAATGAAGCCTCATGTGCTAAATGCCAGCGAGGAGCAGCTTTTAGCCATGACAGGAGAAATGGCTCAGGCTCCGGAGACTATATTTAGCATGCTAAATAATGCGGATATTAAGTTCCCATATATAAAGGATGAAAAGGGAAATGAAGTGGAGCTTACAAAGGGCAGGTACTCACAATTCATGGAAAGCGATGACAGGAAAGTAAGGAAGGCTGCCTTCGACGGGATGTACAGCACTTATTCCAAACAGAAAAATACACTGGCAGCTCTCCTAAATGCCAATGTAAAAGCAAATATATTCAGTACAAGAGTAAGAAAGTATGGTTCCGCAAGAGAAGAATCACTTTTTGCAGATAATGTGCCCATAGAGGTATATGACAATCTCATAAAAGCCATGGATGACAATATGAAGCTGATGCACAGGTATGTTAAGCTCAGGAAGAAGATAATGGGACTTGATGAGCTTCATATGTACGACCTTTATGTACCGATGATAAAAGAAGGAAAAATGGAAATACCCTTTGAAGATGCAAAGAAAACTGTCAAGGAAGGCTTGCAGGTAATGGGAGAGGATTATGGCAAAGATCTTGAAAAAGGATTGAACTCAGGTTGGATAGATGTTTATGAGAATGAAGGGAAGAGGAGCGGAGCATACTCTTGGGGCTGCTACGACTCGCATCCTTACGTGCTTCTGAATCATACGGATACTCTGAATAATATGTTCACCCTTGCACATGAGATGGGCCATGCACTACATAGCTATTACTCAGACAGCAATCAGCCATATATATATGCACAGTATAAAATATTTGTAGCCGAGGTAGCATCTACCCTTAATGAATCCCTGGTAATGAATCATCTTCTAAAGACTACTGATGATAAAACAAAGAAGATGTATCTTCTGAACTACTTTATGGAGCAATTCAGAACTACAGTATACAGGCAAACAATGTTTGCTGAATTTGAGAAAATAATCCACGAAAAGGCTGAGGCTGGAGAGGCTTTGACTGCTGAACTGCTGTGCTCGATATATCGAGATTTAAACATCAAATATTATGGGCCGGATATAGTTATAGATGATTATATTGATATGGAGTGGGCTAGAATTCCGCATTTTTATACCAGCTTCTATGTATACAAATATGCAACAGGCTTCTCAGCGGCGGTATCAATATCACAGCAGATACTGAAGGAAGGACAGCCTGCAGTAGACCGTTATTTGAAGTTTCTGAAGAGCGGTGGCTCTGATTATCCTATAGAGCTTTTGAAAATTGCTAATGTTGATATGTCAACAACAGAGCCGGTGGACAATGCACTAAAACTGTTCGGTAGCTTGCTTGACCAGATGGAGGAGCTTCTGGAGAAATAG
- a CDS encoding LuxR C-terminal-related transcriptional regulator, whose product MGRLRKVHEAYESVIDDTPRVLGNFSAYISVALAECQYERGDLDTVYATLVKSMGRITGLKSPGIIVPCFITLSKVKKARGDIPGAYEIIESGRAILDNKKSVWSYFLDVFTASLYISKGDADSAAKRIAADRLGVFDAISASREFEYIVFARYLILINRLDEALILLSRLVNFSTMENRLGSQIEALCLSAICSNRMGETSNAMLALHEALELGFQDGYTRTFTDEGQPMADLLANYRAWIRQNGNEKYEKYSKHLLKLTKENIRIHIAITLHDEIAASGETTTLNTLRERELAVLKLLVEELSNQEIAEKLFVSVRTVKHYNAQIFEKIGVKNRLEAIIKARELGIGIR is encoded by the coding sequence ATGGGTAGACTTAGAAAGGTCCATGAAGCCTATGAGAGCGTTATTGACGACACGCCAAGAGTATTGGGCAATTTTTCCGCTTACATTTCCGTGGCACTTGCCGAATGCCAATACGAGCGTGGAGATCTTGACACGGTATACGCTACGCTGGTAAAGAGCATGGGAAGAATAACCGGACTGAAAAGCCCCGGAATTATCGTTCCCTGTTTTATTACGCTTTCAAAAGTAAAAAAAGCCAGGGGTGATATTCCCGGAGCGTATGAAATCATAGAATCGGGCAGAGCAATACTTGACAATAAAAAGAGCGTCTGGAGTTATTTTTTGGATGTATTTACTGCCAGCCTTTATATAAGCAAAGGAGACGCGGACAGCGCGGCAAAACGTATAGCAGCGGATCGTCTGGGGGTATTTGACGCTATTTCCGCTTCCCGTGAATTTGAATATATAGTTTTCGCAAGATATTTAATACTGATCAACCGGTTAGATGAAGCGCTAATCCTATTGAGCAGACTTGTAAATTTTTCAACCATGGAAAACAGGCTTGGAAGCCAAATTGAGGCACTGTGCCTTTCTGCGATTTGCTCCAACCGGATGGGAGAGACCTCAAATGCAATGCTTGCGCTCCATGAAGCGCTGGAGCTGGGCTTTCAAGACGGTTATACGCGTACATTTACCGATGAAGGTCAGCCCATGGCCGATTTACTGGCAAACTACAGGGCATGGATCAGACAAAACGGAAATGAAAAGTACGAAAAATATTCCAAACATTTACTGAAGCTGACAAAAGAGAATATTCGGATACATATAGCAATAACGCTGCATGACGAAATTGCGGCTTCCGGAGAGACCACCACCCTGAATACATTAAGAGAGAGGGAGCTAGCGGTTTTGAAGCTTCTTGTAGAGGAACTCTCAAATCAGGAGATAGCGGAAAAGCTTTTTGTATCGGTCAGAACAGTAAAGCATTATAATGCACAAATATTTGAAAAGATTGGGGTTAAGAACCGGCTTGAAGCAATTATAAAAGCCAGGGAACTTGGTATCGGGATTAGGTAA
- a CDS encoding LuxR C-terminal-related transcriptional regulator: protein MAENDDLTGRGLIKTKYNKPGISHNLIPRQCIVEKLDHALTHKLTLVTAPAGYGKTAAVIEWLESRRLPSAWLSLDESENEPVRFWRYIMAAVVTGGFVQQSNVFEDIPLSKKHVLSNLFIELFLEKLRAIVGHLIIVLDGFHLIHDELVQKSLEHFIKNASSNIHIILLSRDELNPALALPFVKGQVLQLGSKDLSFNSDKINHFFKKRGFQLTSEDISCLEASTEGWVLGLVIAAFTMEDGIDIHEAVRGFSGSNRHISSFFRSEVFDRWQEEVKEFLVHTSFLDKLSQPLCDKVTGNANSNKLLRMLSESNSFIIPLEQENGWFRYHHLFQEFLMNLLEKESVTTQHSLYDKAGQWYLENGYISNAIDCFIKAKEFTKVFPLVWDIYLPMTQNGEYSTWRKWMDHMPEALCESDVRACTGYSWVLSMENRLNEAELWADKAQTCYDRMKDSLTNEEKEYLEAHIALTYANTAIFRRDAVGAVRHFKKVCEFNLHAPIFIGEMNSGEPNLLDTLYGFNGRLNKVEEAYCDTLEKLQGLLGDFSAYIAVTLAECHYEQNRLKDVYAVLKLNIGRIIGLNNPGIIVPCFITLAKEKRARGDIHGAFKIIESGRHLLTGKSKAFWSCFFDVFTASLYIGMGDTCRAEKWLATSRVGIFDILSMSRECEHIVYARYLILTNRYDDAQILLTRLDDFAQKEDRLRSRIEILCLTAISYHLQGNVKDSMLTLHKALELGSAEGYMRTFADEAQPIAALLIKYRTWGKQTGNLQYIDYANGLLKLTKAHIKTLARAPDADADAALNGEAARTPLSVRESMVLGLLADGLSNQEIANKLSITVRTVRHHNVQICKKMKAKNRLEAIIKARELSLDGFLPT, encoded by the coding sequence ATGGCCGAAAATGATGACTTAACCGGGCGTGGATTAATCAAAACCAAGTATAACAAGCCGGGAATCAGCCATAACCTGATTCCCCGGCAGTGTATCGTTGAAAAGCTGGATCATGCTTTAACACATAAATTGACACTCGTTACGGCGCCCGCTGGCTATGGAAAAACAGCAGCCGTGATTGAATGGCTTGAAAGCAGGCGGCTTCCATCCGCCTGGCTTTCTCTCGACGAATCGGAAAACGAGCCTGTCAGGTTCTGGCGCTACATTATGGCGGCTGTTGTGACAGGGGGATTTGTTCAGCAGAGCAATGTGTTCGAGGATATACCTTTAAGCAAAAAACACGTTTTGTCCAATCTGTTTATTGAATTATTTCTGGAGAAATTGCGTGCTATAGTTGGACATCTTATTATCGTACTGGATGGCTTCCATCTGATCCATGACGAGCTCGTACAGAAAAGTCTGGAACACTTTATCAAAAATGCGTCCTCCAATATACACATCATTCTTTTGAGCCGCGATGAACTCAACCCTGCGTTGGCGCTGCCGTTTGTCAAAGGTCAGGTACTTCAGCTGGGAAGCAAAGATCTATCCTTCAATTCCGATAAAATAAATCATTTTTTTAAGAAAAGAGGATTTCAGCTTACTTCTGAGGACATCTCATGTCTGGAGGCTTCCACGGAAGGCTGGGTCTTGGGACTCGTGATCGCCGCCTTTACAATGGAAGACGGTATTGACATCCATGAGGCAGTTAGGGGCTTCTCCGGAAGCAACCGGCATATCAGCAGCTTTTTCAGGAGTGAGGTTTTTGACCGTTGGCAGGAAGAAGTGAAAGAGTTCCTGGTCCATACTTCTTTTTTGGACAAGCTGTCCCAGCCCCTTTGCGATAAAGTAACCGGAAATGCTAATAGCAACAAACTCCTGAGAATGCTGTCGGAAAGCAACAGCTTTATCATTCCCCTGGAGCAGGAGAATGGTTGGTTTCGATATCATCATCTTTTTCAGGAGTTTTTGATGAACCTGCTGGAAAAGGAGTCCGTTACGACTCAGCACAGTCTATACGATAAGGCCGGACAATGGTATCTCGAAAACGGATATATCAGTAATGCGATCGATTGCTTTATCAAAGCCAAGGAATTTACAAAAGTGTTTCCGCTGGTTTGGGACATTTATCTCCCGATGACCCAAAATGGTGAGTATTCCACTTGGCGAAAGTGGATGGACCACATGCCTGAAGCACTATGTGAAAGCGACGTCAGAGCCTGTACCGGATATTCCTGGGTATTGTCAATGGAAAACCGGCTTAACGAGGCGGAATTGTGGGCGGATAAGGCCCAGACGTGCTATGACCGTATGAAAGACAGCCTGACGAATGAGGAAAAAGAGTATCTTGAGGCACATATAGCCCTTACATACGCCAATACGGCCATTTTCCGAAGGGATGCGGTAGGGGCGGTTCGCCATTTTAAAAAAGTATGTGAGTTCAATTTACATGCGCCGATTTTTATCGGTGAAATGAATTCGGGAGAACCGAATCTCTTAGATACGCTTTACGGATTTAATGGCAGATTGAATAAAGTTGAGGAAGCTTATTGCGACACCCTCGAAAAATTGCAGGGGCTGCTCGGCGATTTTTCTGCTTACATTGCCGTGACCCTTGCCGAATGTCACTATGAGCAGAACCGTTTGAAAGACGTATATGCAGTACTGAAATTAAACATCGGAAGGATTATCGGACTAAATAATCCCGGAATCATTGTCCCCTGCTTTATTACCTTGGCAAAGGAGAAAAGGGCAAGGGGTGATATCCATGGAGCATTCAAAATAATTGAGTCAGGCAGACACTTATTGACCGGAAAAAGCAAGGCATTTTGGAGCTGCTTCTTTGATGTATTTACGGCAAGCCTTTATATTGGCATGGGAGATACTTGTCGCGCGGAAAAATGGCTGGCAACAAGCCGGGTCGGTATTTTCGACATACTTTCCATGTCCCGTGAATGCGAGCATATTGTTTACGCAAGATATTTAATTCTGACAAACCGGTATGATGACGCGCAGATACTATTGACCCGTCTTGATGACTTTGCGCAAAAGGAAGACCGTTTGAGGAGCAGAATTGAAATACTATGTCTGACGGCAATCAGCTATCATCTGCAGGGGAATGTAAAGGACTCCATGCTTACGCTCCATAAGGCCCTTGAGCTTGGAAGCGCGGAAGGCTATATGCGCACCTTCGCGGACGAGGCTCAGCCTATAGCCGCACTACTGATAAAATACAGAACCTGGGGAAAGCAAACGGGCAACCTTCAATATATCGATTATGCCAATGGCCTTTTAAAACTGACGAAAGCACATATTAAGACCCTTGCCCGCGCACCTGATGCCGACGCGGATGCCGCTTTAAACGGCGAAGCGGCGAGGACGCCGTTAAGCGTAAGGGAATCGATGGTTTTAGGGCTGCTTGCCGACGGGCTTTCCAATCAAGAGATAGCGAACAAGCTTTCTATTACGGTGAGAACCGTAAGACATCACAACGTTCAAATTTGCAAGAAAATGAAGGCCAAAAACCGGCTGGAAGCTATTATAAAGGCGAGAGAATTGAGCTTGGACGGATTCTTGCCCACCTAA